The following are encoded in a window of Chryseobacterium sp. genomic DNA:
- a CDS encoding SDR family oxidoreductase: MFEDKVAYITGGTKGIGFGIAEVLIKNGIRVAVSGRKQEDAEEAAKILSDDGTMAFGIASDVRNFADEQQAVAEIINKFGRLDYVIANAGLGVFKPIDQMELEDWNSMIETNLTGIFHTLKASVDELKKTEGYYITISSLAGTNFFENGAGYNASKFGAVGFTQAAMIDLRKYNIKVSTIMPGSVSTNFNGNEPSEKDAWKIQPKDLGELIMDILKMNPRTLPSKIEIRPSKPNS; the protein is encoded by the coding sequence ATGTTCGAAGATAAAGTGGCCTATATAACGGGCGGAACCAAAGGTATTGGTTTCGGTATCGCCGAAGTTTTAATAAAAAACGGAATCAGAGTAGCGGTTTCCGGCAGAAAACAGGAAGATGCTGAAGAGGCGGCGAAAATCCTTTCTGATGACGGTACAATGGCATTCGGCATTGCTTCAGACGTTCGGAATTTTGCGGACGAGCAGCAGGCCGTGGCCGAAATCATCAATAAATTCGGCAGACTGGATTATGTGATCGCTAATGCGGGTCTGGGAGTATTCAAACCGATAGACCAAATGGAACTGGAGGACTGGAACAGCATGATAGAAACCAATCTGACAGGTATATTCCACACTCTTAAAGCCTCTGTAGATGAGCTAAAGAAAACGGAAGGCTATTATATTACCATCTCAAGTTTGGCCGGAACCAACTTCTTTGAAAACGGTGCCGGTTACAACGCTTCAAAATTCGGTGCGGTAGGTTTTACGCAGGCCGCCATGATCGATTTGCGTAAGTACAATATTAAAGTGTCCACCATTATGCCGGGATCAGTATCCACCAACTTTAACGGAAACGAACCATCGGAAAAAGATGCCTGGAAGATCCAGCCCAAAGATTTGGGTGAACTCATAATGGATATTCTAAAAATGAATCCGCGCACCTTACCGAGTAAGATTGAGATTAGACCCTCTAAACCAAACAGTTAA
- a CDS encoding electron transfer flavoprotein subunit beta/FixA family protein has translation MKILVCISSVPDTTSKINFTADKSALDKNGIQWVINPLDEFALTKAVKLQESQGATVTVLNVGDAGTEPVIRKALAIGANDAVRINAEPKDSFSVAKEIAAVAEAGGYDLILCGRESIDYNGGAVPGMVAQLLKRPFVNACVGLEVNGAEAQAVREIEGGKETISVKLPAVIAGQKGMVDEKELIIPNMRGIMSARTKPLNVQEGTSAQVKVQGVSYDSVPPRAAVKMVSPDNIDELVRLLHEEAKVI, from the coding sequence ATGAAAATATTAGTGTGTATCAGTAGTGTTCCGGATACTACTTCCAAGATTAATTTTACAGCAGACAAGTCCGCGCTGGACAAAAACGGGATCCAGTGGGTAATCAATCCTCTGGACGAGTTTGCATTAACCAAGGCGGTGAAGCTGCAGGAATCGCAGGGTGCTACGGTAACGGTACTTAATGTAGGTGATGCCGGCACTGAGCCTGTAATCCGCAAAGCGCTTGCTATTGGTGCAAACGATGCGGTTAGGATTAACGCTGAGCCAAAGGACAGTTTTTCGGTAGCGAAGGAAATAGCTGCTGTTGCTGAAGCGGGTGGTTACGACCTTATCCTTTGCGGAAGGGAATCCATTGATTATAATGGTGGCGCAGTTCCCGGAATGGTGGCGCAGCTGCTGAAGAGGCCATTCGTGAACGCCTGCGTTGGTCTGGAAGTGAACGGTGCTGAAGCTCAGGCTGTCCGTGAAATTGAAGGAGGTAAGGAAACTATTTCGGTAAAGTTACCTGCGGTGATTGCCGGTCAGAAAGGTATGGTAGACGAGAAAGAGCTTATTATACCAAACATGAGAGGTATTATGTCGGCAAGGACAAAACCTTTAAACGTACAGGAAGGTACTTCTGCTCAGGTAAAAGTACAGGGTGTTTCTTACGATTCCGTACCGCCAAGAGCTGCGGTAAAAATGGTATCACCGGATAATATTGACGAACTTGTAAGACTGCTGCACGAAGAGGCAAAGGTGATCTAA